Sequence from the Peromyscus maniculatus bairdii isolate BWxNUB_F1_BW_parent chromosome 11, HU_Pman_BW_mat_3.1, whole genome shotgun sequence genome:
AACTTGCAATGTAATGATGATACTTATTTATCCATTATATTGCCAATGCAGTATTTCGTTCCTGTAATGCTGGATAGCATTCTATTCTATGTGTATGTCAGGCTTTCATTTCTCCAGCTTATGTCTAGGGACATCTACATTGTTCCCATAAGTTGTCGTTTATGCATTGAGCCACAGTAAATACAAATATACAAGAGTCAGCTgcttaaaagttttgttttcaattcagGTGTGCAGAAACTTGCTCATTATCACTAATCAtgggggaaatgcaaatccacaGCACAAGGAAATACTTGCTAACAGTGAGGTGATATATTACAAACCTACCATAAAGATAATAGCCAGAGTTGGGAAAAAAACTGGAAATCTTGCATATTGTTGGGGGGAATAGAAAATAGTGAAGTCAGTATGGAAAACTAGATACTTAAAACTTAAAGACAGAAGTATCAAATGCTTCAGCAATCCAATTTTCTGGCTAGAGGGTCAAAAATTGAAATCAGGTCACTGTCTCTACAAGTCTCCTTTAACTAGATTTTACTCTACATATTATTTGTATCTCTGCCCTGAATCCAAGGGTCCCCCTCTACCTGCTCTGCAGTTCAAAAGAAGAGggtagacacagaggaagtctgAACAAGGCAACAATAGCTGAGTCCTGATGACACTGGTGTCTAGAGCCCAGCCCGGGCAGGACATGCTCCTTGCTAGGTTCTTAGTCTTACCTGTTCCATTTTGTATTTGATGACTCATAACTTTCTTCCCTTTGCCTGGCTCTGTGAAGCCTACACCTGCCTCAATGTCAAAGAAGAATTCCACCTTTGTGACTGAGTTCCTCTTTGAAGGCTTCTCCAGCTTTGATTGGCAGCACAGGGTTGCCTTCTTTATTGTTTTCCTGACATTGTACCTTCTGACTCTGTCTGGCAATGTGATCATTGTGACTATTATTCGCCTGGACCGTCATCTCCATACACCCATGTACTTTTTTCTGAGCATGCTCTCCATCTCTGAGACTTTCTATACTCTTGCTATCATTCCTCGAATGCTCTCTGGCCTCCTTTATCCTTACCAGGCCATAGACATCCAAGGCTGTGCAGGCCAGCTCTTCTTTTATCTAACTTTTGGCATCAACAACTGTTTTCTTCTCACAGCAATGGgttatgaccgctatgtggctaTCTGCAATCCTCTAAGGTATTCAGTCATCATGGGCAAGAAGGTCTGTATCCACTTGGCATGTGGGTCACTGGGAATTGGCCTAGGCATGGCTATTGTCCAAGTTACATCAGTGTTTGGCCTGCCCTTCTGTGATGGCTTTGTTATTGCTCACTTCTTCTGTGATGTGAGACCCCTGCTGAAGCTGGCCTGCGCAGATACCACTATTAATGAGATCATCAACTTCGTTGTCAGTGTCTGTGTCCTAGTCTTACCCATGGGCCTTGTCTTCATCTCTTATGTTGTCATCATCTCCACCATCCTTAAGATCGCCTCAGCTGAAGGTCGGAAGAAGGCCTTTGCCACCTGTGCCTCCCACCTCACTGTGGTCATCATCCACTATGGCTGTGCCTCCATCATCTACCTAAAACCCAAGTCCCAGAGTTCCCTTGGACAGGACAGACTCATCTCAGTGACCTACACTGTCATCACTCCTCTGCTCAACCCAGTGGTGTACAGTTTGAGAAATAAGGAGGTCAAAGAGGCACTGCGAAAGGCTATGGGTCTTAGGCCTCTTTCCTCTTAATGGAACAGCTTTTGAAGACGTTTTCTTTGATGATATAGGTgtggatttatttttctgttgtttcaataatgtttttatatataaggTCAAGAAAAGCAAATTAGTTTTAAGTGACTGGTAAAACGGAAGCTTCCTTCTGAGGTAGTAATGCATATCTGGGTCCTACTCTAAACATACATGGAAGTATGTGGTATAAAAATTTGTTCACCTGTGCTACTCACTCCTCTGTGCctttgtatgcatttgtgtgtgattGCACACATCTTAACAATGTTTTTTGGTTATTTACACAAATGAAGGAAGAATCAAAGTCTATCAGGGtcctaaaatacatgaataaatgatTTTGAACACATCTTGACAAAACTGCTTTGGTGAAGTTAAAGGAGTCAGGTTGTAGCCTTTGTCATAAAtaagtgaggagacaggaacataTACAGCTTCCTGTCAAAAATGCTTTTGCATTCTGCTTTTGCAGGTTGTTAGTACTGCTTTATAATCAGGGTGACTTCCAAACTCTGGAGGCACATCTTCTAAGAACATGGAATGCTCCAGTTGACCTAGAAATCGCAAGTGTACACATAGTTTAAAAAGGTCTCAGGTACAATGAGAGGTGTGCTGTCCACATTCCTGAGATTCATACCTGACTGCATGCAAGAACACAGACTGAAATGGAGGCCGCATCAAAAGTTGAACATGATTTGATCAGTTGTTTTATGTagaggtttttttgtgtgttgcaAAGGACTATTTCCTTGATGAGTGGTTAAGTCTATACTTGTAtatgaagatttggagctaggagatTCCAATAAGAGAGAACATACAACCTGTGTATTTCTAGACCAAGGTTAACTCACTGAATAtggtcttttctagttctatccattgacctgcaaagttcatggtttcatttttctgtgcatatgaatagtattccataatATGCACCATACTTTCACTGTCCATTTATCAGTTGAAGGGCATATTTGTTGTTTCCATGTCCTAGCTAGTGTAAATATAACAGCAATGTGGAGCCCAATCCCAGGGGATATATTTACAAAACATCTTCCACGCCTAAGGCTCAGGCAATATTGCaagagaggggacagaaagattgtaagggccaAAGATTCAGAGAGTTGGCTGTGAGActatgtctcctagtaatatcagaagcgaCACATCTAAAGTCTCACCAAAGTgaacctaaacatgagctgaaaaaAGACAACAAATATAGGCATTCCAAAGTTGAACCCCACGAAACCTCACttctacacaaagaaatacagacaattaaggaatgttgagagctggagaaatagtcttactcagggaagagcacatcaattggatatccaataccaaatgttcagccctaaaaacatttatacaagtaacattatatagactgaacaggttatattaaggaacacacacacacacacacacacacacacacacacactcatgtgacAACAGTTAACTAAAAACCTaggccacaaatttgaaaggGAACATGGAGCAGAATATTGGAAGGTttccagagaggaaaggaaagaaagaaataatggaattaaataataatttaaaaaaagtttaacatTTTTTCTCTTACTTCCAACACAAGAGTAAAGGGGGATAGAGGTTAAAAGAAGCCCAGAAAAAAGTAGAGTTCTCTTTAAGGGTGAGCCTCAACTCTAGAAAAAACATAGGTGTTACAAATGCACGCACTTTCACTACAACTTTGATAATATTTATTAATGAACAGAAGTCCAAGGCTACACTAAAAAGTATAGGTTGTTCCCCAACATTTTTCTTGGTTAATATTTGGAAGATTTTAAGATTTCTACTTAAAGCATAGTTCAATACAGCATTTAATGTCTATTTTGTTTATCACGGAATGTGAGAATGGATGTTCTGACTAGAGGAAGAAGCTCCTCTTCCACTGTTGTACTCCGTACTGGTCATCTATACTGGAGAACAAACATACCCAGAAATTCAAACAGTTTGTATGGTATCCAGAATGCATCTGATCCTGTGATATGATTCTCTAGAGATAATGCATCCCTtgtgaggtgctggggattgagtaAGTCTATGGAAATAAACAAGTCTTTAAATTCAAGTAAACATATGtcactttgaaaaaataaattgaccCATGGAGTTTGGTCTGGAATGAAGATAACTTTGCTTTTATGTCTGGATTTGTAGAACTGGTGTTGGTTTCACTTCTGTGATGTTGGTcaaaaaacaattcaaaatatttgCTTCACGGTTCTGGTGAACTCAGTTCAAGGCTGTTGAGTGTAAGTCTGATAGTGAGTGTAAGTCTGAAGTCATCTGTTGGATATTGATGTACATCCCCAGCTTGTACCAATCAAGGCTCACATATGAATTTCTCCAAGTGATGAGAGAACACTGGGTTGAGGGTCTCACTGAATCCCCTTCAGGAATAATTCTTGCTAAGGAACCCCAGCCTCTAAGTTTCTACTTTGCTTTGGGTGCATGTTGCCTCCAGTGGATTTCTATTTCAAGGTATTTCCCCTCTTTGACGAATATGAAGAGCTAACCTAGTCCCAGCATGAATGCTTATATATGAGATAGTCTGAGGTTTTTTGCTGTGTCTGTCTACCatttcaatttcttttgtttctcaccccttcttccttctctctgacaGAGGTATAGTAGCAGGAGCACCCAACAATGAACTTGATGCATTTAAGTCTATTGCTCAGTCCATTGCCAGCACCTCTAAACTATACCATTTTAGGATTCCATTTCCAGAACAATGACTGGCATAAGACAATTGCTCAAATTTTTAGCTGTGATCTATTGTagtgaaaagtttaaaaaaaatgattccatCATGTTTATTGAGCTAAATTCACTGTGACTCAATTTAGTTGTCAGCAACACAGTATTatcttcttagaaaaaaaaactggttaaaagaaaaaatctgatttttttcctttgggatcAAGAAATCCTTTTTTGTCTTCTAACGATTCTTCATGAGCAATTTATTTCCACTACAGTCTGATGTCTCTACCCTCCAGTAAGTCAGCTTCAAGCATAGTGGTGTGCTGAAAGTCACCAATAACAAAATGTGTTCAAAGTATGCCTGTGCCTTTCCAGTgtttgagaaagagagagcacaTAACTGCAAATGATGTGAGTGGTGTgctgaatagttttatgtcaacttgacactttCTTTCCCGACTTGCTTTAGGTCATgctgttcatcacagcaatagaaactctaatatCAACTAATAACTCTAATAATCAACTAAGACAAGTTCATCCAGAAGTATGGTAtggctgtgacagacctgaccatgttgtttggaAGAAGATTTTGggaggactttggaactttaTGTGAGAAAAACCAATGCTTGGTGAGATGTTCTGTAGGAGCTagaaagataagaatgttgaggacagtgcagatgatggaggcctgacATATAAAGTTTCAGGAGGGAAGTTTAAAAACTCTCTTGCAGGCATTTGTTATTTTcaattaagattctgtggttctggttagctgggtctgaagaatcagctgtgattaacaagataccagcactactaaagtgaaacctttgctttgatGGGATACTTGATGCTGGTCTGCTAGAATCGAGacattagcagtgattaagaaaagACCCCCCATcgttgaggtgaaatcttctggaaagtgtttcctgagagtcagcatACGGAACTGTGTTCCAGAGATGGCCAAGGTTGTAACTTtggctggcagctgaacttggtagtgtaagataCATACAAGTGCTACTGGTTTTGAAGACATGAAAGGGTCATggggagaagctgaggcttggcactgttgTGGGAGGTGAGGAGAAGTCATTGGTGAAGGTATAACCTCAGTGGTAGTTAAAGGCCCAGGACTAAAGTGGTCATGCATAGAAGTTGAGGTTTGTCTCCATGAGGGGAGCCCAGGAGAGAGGCTATTAGTAAAGTGCAACCCAGTTGCAGCAGAGGACCCAAGTATTTTGGAGATGCCGGTTAGTACCATGGATGACTACCAAGGACACAgtagcagtggagtggagccagctggagcctagaaaGTAAGCTGTGTGTTGGAGTGGGAAGAGATGGCAAAGTGGCCCAAGCCCCTTGGAGGAGCCCAAGATACCATGAGTGAACTCCAGACACTGGTTTTTGAGTTGTTTAAAATTTTGGAGTTTGGTCTTGCTTTAATTGTTCAttactgtgccctggttcttccctcttgaagtaataaagtaatttatttttgattttataagaGCCCACAattgagagactttgaattttgaaagactttggattttaaaagagattggctattttaaagagattcaacttttaatgtgtttgaatttataATGACTGTGGCAATTTTAATGTTACTCATATTTTAATGTGAAATCTTTGGGATGAATAAAAAAGCAAAGGTTatggcttaatagtgatgtgtttgtataTCAAGTTAACAAGGAGTCAATTGTGCTGGacagtcttatgtcaacttggcataagttaaagtcatctgagaggaggcaacatcagttaagaaaatacctccataagatcttcagttctataagaaagcagactgagaaatccatgaggagcaagccagtaagcaacactcctccatggcctctgcatcagttcctgactCTAGgattctgccctgcttgagtttccgACCTGAATTCCTTTGAGAATGAAATGTGATATGGAaacataagctgaataaacccttttcttcccaacttgcttctggtcatggtgtttcatcacagcaatagaaactctaacgaAGACAGTGGCGTATATAGTTCCCATGGACAACGAATAAATCAACAGAGTCTAGCTTTAGAGCGGGAATGCTGTGGCAGCTGATGAAGCACCAGATGGAAACATGGACTTGGTGAGTAACTGCCTAGAGCTGTGCAAGTCTAAGACTGGAAGACAGCTCAGCTCTCTTGGTCACCCATTGACCTAGGCTCATCAGGAAGCTTCACCTGTGGGTTCAAAAAAGGTGTTCCTCTTCTCTTCATTTCCCACTTGATAACAACTAGTCGGGGATCATTTTCCAAACATGCTCACCAGGTGAATGATTTTTCTATCTCCATCCTGGAGGCTGACTATGGACTTTTTCTTCCATTGGCCATAAGGGGAGAACTGATGACCTGATTTACAGAAAATTCTGGATTAGCTATTGGAATCTCATGACTGTTTGTGATGGTCTGTTTGGGGAAAGCCAATGTTGCTCTATGGTCTTGGCCATATTTGATATAGATGAGAGGTGGCAGAGGAGGACAAACATGTAAGTGTAATAGGTTGTAAttgttatttaattaatttattttacatcctgaccacagcctcccctcccacctcttctcccactttctctccacctcctctccttttctccctcctaccCATGCCTCCTCCATATCTgctcagaaaggggtaggcctaaagcatggcatatcaagctgccataagaccaagcacctctTCCTGCATtcaagctggacaaggcaatccagtatgaggaatatgttcccaagagccagccaaaccaccagggacagccctgctcccattgGCAGGAGTCCCACAACTAGACCAATCTTCACAATAGTCACATATATGCCAAGGGCcaaggttggtcccatgcaggctccctggttgttggtttggACTCTGAGTTCCCATAAGCCAGGCTAaccatttctgtgggttttcctgtgatgtCGCTGACCACCTAGCTCCTACAATACTTCATCATTCTCCTCATCAGGACTCTCCAGGCTCAGCCCAATGTTTTGGATTTAGGTCTCTAAAtctacctccatcagtcactggatgaaggctctctgatgacaactggggtagtcaccaatttgaTCACAAGGGATGGAcagttcaggctatgcatccactgctgccaggagtcttagctggagtcatccttgaaACTTGCGGGAGTTTCTCTTGTATCAGGCTTCTACCCAACCTGGAAAGCCcttctttccagtcatctctctcaacactgtctcccccacccatcccccaacccAATATGACCACCCCTCAACCCAATCCCTGAAGTTCTCATGCCCACTAGGCCCCAGTCCAACCAGAAGATTCTCTTAATTTCCTTCCCAGGAAGATTCATATATCCCTTTGgactctccttgttacctaggcACTCTGAGTCTATAGATTGTAgaatggttatcctttactttacagctaatatccaattATGAGTAagttcataccatgtttgtttttctgggtttgagttacctcaGTAGggaggatttttttctagttccatccatttgcctgcaaatttcatgatgtcattgtttttaacagcagaGTAATACTCCCttgtgtaaatgtagcacatttctttatccattcttccattgacagcaatctaggttgtttccaggttctgtctattataaataaagctccTATGatcatagttgagcaaatgtctttgtggtatggttgagcatccttgaccatgcccaagagtggtaaagctaggtcttgaggtagaacaattcccaattttctgggaaactgccatgttgatttccaaagtggctgtacactTTTGTACTCCTACccacaatggaggagtgttccctttgctccacatcttctccagtaTAAGCCTTCATGATGTGGAATAATGCTCTTTTACAC
This genomic interval carries:
- the LOC102925108 gene encoding olfactory receptor 10J3-like, translated to MSKKNSTFVTEFLFEGFSSFDWQHRVAFFIVFLTLYLLTLSGNVIIVTIIRLDRHLHTPMYFFLSMLSISETFYTLAIIPRMLSGLLYPYQAIDIQGCAGQLFFYLTFGINNCFLLTAMGYDRYVAICNPLRYSVIMGKKVCIHLACGSLGIGLGMAIVQVTSVFGLPFCDGFVIAHFFCDVRPLLKLACADTTINEIINFVVSVCVLVLPMGLVFISYVVIISTILKIASAEGRKKAFATCASHLTVVIIHYGCASIIYLKPKSQSSLGQDRLISVTYTVITPLLNPVVYSLRNKEVKEALRKAMGLRPLSS